A DNA window from Helianthus annuus cultivar XRQ/B chromosome 15, HanXRQr2.0-SUNRISE, whole genome shotgun sequence contains the following coding sequences:
- the LOC110909661 gene encoding agamous-like MADS-box protein AGL80, protein MPRSKVKLAFIENKKARKSSFMKRKECLKNKLKELCTLCGIEACAIIYSSYEPGLEVWPEDNTAFQNVLNAFVTKLPMERNKFMSNQDSYIKERISKVDGQIKKQIVTTRDFVKANLMSECLSGKVSLAGLNSKDLNNLGSFAGHKLPEIEERIKVLKSDAPASQLQLPEPKEVVGCSDTASHMAAAGTNVDCYVPVMENTGWYPPDWTSDHVEHGLDPVPGFNMMNSFPDDPIFSWSDAYIPKKTG, encoded by the coding sequence ATGCCTAGGAGCAAAGTGAAACTTGCTTTCATAGAAAACAAGAAGGCAAGGAAAAGCTCCTTCATGAAAAGAAAGGAATGCCTGAAGAACAAGCTGAAGGAGCTGTGCACCCTATGCGGCATCGAGGCATGCGCCATCATTTATAGCTCATACGAACCTGGACTCGAGGTGTGGCCCGAAGACAACACTGCTTTCCAAAATGTGTTGAACGCGTTCGTTACGAAGTTACCCATGGAGAGGAACAAGTTTATGTCCAACCAGGATAGCTACATTAAAGAAAGGATCAGCAAGGTCGACGGTCAGATCAAGAAGCAGATCGTGACGACCCGGGATTTTGTGAAGGCAAACTTGATGTCAGAATGCTTGAGTGGTAAAGTCTCACTTGCGGGCTTGAACTCAAAAGATTTGAATAATCTTGGGTCATTCGCTGGTCATAAACTCCCAGAAATTGAGGAGAGGATTAAGGTTCTCAAAAGTGATGCCCCTGCATCACAGTTGCAACTACCAGAACCGAAGGAAGTTGTGGGTTGTAGCGACACTGCTAGCCATATGGCGGCTGCAGGAACAAATGTCGATTGCTATGTACCAGTGATGGAAAACACTGGTTGGTACCCGCCTGACTGGACTAGTGATCATGTAGAGCATGGTTTGGATCCCGTTCCAGGGTTCAACATGATGAACTCATTTCCTGATGACCCCATTTTTTCGTGGTCTGATGCATACATTCCGAAGAAAACAGGTTGA